A window of the Oscillospiraceae bacterium NTUH-002-81 genome harbors these coding sequences:
- a CDS encoding HD domain-containing protein produces MIRDERKGEKSIVKYKEIRENKEINAYLKKGDANLGLLGFTDHSQAHCVHVAHQAGKILERFGYSEHEIELAKIAGYMHDIGNAINRTHHAEYGALLANDLLKDTNMSLEDRITVISAIGNHDESTGNPEDVISAALIIADKTDVRRSRVREKEQAAFDIHDRVNYAVTDAKLKIEKDRSVIALNLQIDEKICSMFDYFEIFLERMLLCRKSAEVLGTTFKLTVNGRKVL; encoded by the coding sequence ATGATCAGAGACGAGAGAAAAGGAGAAAAAAGCATCGTGAAGTATAAAGAAATCAGGGAGAATAAGGAAATCAATGCATATCTGAAAAAAGGAGACGCCAATCTGGGCCTGCTGGGCTTTACAGACCATTCCCAGGCGCACTGTGTGCATGTGGCGCATCAGGCAGGGAAGATCCTGGAACGGTTCGGGTATTCCGAGCATGAGATCGAGCTGGCCAAGATCGCCGGATACATGCACGATATCGGTAATGCCATCAACCGGACGCATCATGCGGAGTATGGTGCGCTGCTGGCCAATGACCTTCTGAAAGACACGAACATGTCTCTGGAGGATCGGATCACGGTCATATCAGCCATCGGCAACCACGATGAATCCACGGGAAATCCGGAGGATGTCATATCGGCCGCCCTGATCATTGCGGATAAGACCGATGTGAGGAGAAGCAGGGTGCGGGAAAAAGAGCAGGCCGCCTTTGATATCCATGACCGTGTGAATTATGCGGTGACCGATGCCAAATTAAAGATAGAGAAGGATCGATCGGTGATCGCACTGAATCTGCAGATCGATGAGAAAATCTGTTCCATGTTTGACTATTTTGAAATTTTCCTGGAACGGATGCTGCTGTGCAGAAAGTCCGCAGAGGTTCTGGGGACAACCTTCAAACTGACGGTAAATGGACGAAAGGTTTTATAA
- the ppdK gene encoding pyruvate, phosphate dikinase: protein MAKWVYMFKEGNADMRNLLGGKGANLAEMTNLGLPIPQGFTVTTEACTDYYTQGKQISDEIKEQIFAALKKVEEINGKKFGDPEDPLLVSVRSGARASMPGMMDTILNLGLNDVAVEGFAKKTGNPRFAYDSYRRFIQMFSDVVMEISKAKFERVLDEIKEAKGAKYDTDLDADDLKEVIARFKALYKEELGKDFPQDPVEQLMEAVKAVFRSWDNPRAIVYRRMNDIPGDWGTAVNVQTMVFGNMGNTSGTGVAFTRNPSTGAKGIFGEYLINAQGEDVVAGIRTPQPITQLEKDLPECYTQFMQIAKTLEDHYRDMQDMEFTIQEGKLYFLQTRNGKRTAPAALQIACDLVDEGKITEEEAVLRIEAKSLDQLLHPTFDPAALKAGKVIGSALPASPGAAAGKVYFTADDAKAAGIGGRGERTILVRLETSPEDIEGMHASQGILTVRGGMTSHAAVVARGMGTACVSGCGDIVIDEEAKVFTLGGETIHEGDYISLDGSTGNIYLGDIKTVDASIGGNFGRIMAWADKYRKLGVRTNADTPADTINAVKLGAEGIGLCRTEHMFFGEERIPKIRKMILSKTVEAREAALNELIVFQKADFKAMYEALEGKPMTVRYLDPPLHEFVPTEEADIEALAKDMGLTVAEVKATCDSLHEFNPMMGHRGCRLAVTYPEIAKMQTRAVMEAAIEVKAEKGYDIVPEIMIPLVGEKKELKFVKDIVVETAEAVKAEKGSDIQYHIGTMIEIPRAALTADAIAEEAEFFSFGTNDLTQMTFGFSRDDAGKFLDSYYKNKIYESDPFAKLDQTGVGQLVKMAVEKGKTTRPNIKLGICGEHGGDPSSVEFCHRVGLNYVSCSPFRVPIARLAAAQAALKDKQ, encoded by the coding sequence ATGGCAAAATGGGTTTACATGTTCAAAGAAGGCAACGCTGATATGAGAAACCTTCTTGGCGGAAAAGGCGCAAACCTGGCAGAGATGACCAATCTTGGCCTGCCGATCCCTCAGGGATTCACGGTTACGACTGAAGCCTGCACAGATTACTACACACAGGGAAAGCAGATTTCTGACGAGATCAAAGAGCAGATCTTTGCTGCACTGAAGAAGGTAGAAGAGATCAACGGCAAGAAGTTTGGCGATCCGGAGGATCCGCTGCTTGTATCCGTTCGTTCCGGAGCAAGAGCTTCCATGCCTGGTATGATGGACACCATCCTGAACCTCGGACTGAACGATGTTGCAGTAGAGGGCTTCGCAAAGAAGACCGGCAACCCGAGATTTGCATATGATTCTTACAGAAGATTTATCCAGATGTTCTCCGACGTTGTTATGGAGATCAGCAAAGCAAAATTTGAGCGCGTTCTGGATGAGATCAAGGAAGCAAAGGGCGCGAAGTACGATACAGACCTGGATGCAGATGATCTGAAGGAAGTAATCGCACGTTTCAAAGCTCTTTACAAAGAAGAACTGGGCAAGGATTTCCCGCAGGATCCGGTAGAGCAGCTGATGGAGGCTGTAAAGGCCGTATTCCGTTCCTGGGACAACCCGCGTGCCATTGTTTACAGACGTATGAACGATATCCCGGGTGACTGGGGAACCGCTGTCAACGTACAGACCATGGTATTTGGTAACATGGGCAATACATCCGGTACAGGTGTTGCATTTACCCGTAACCCTTCCACCGGCGCTAAGGGTATCTTCGGTGAGTACCTGATCAACGCACAGGGTGAGGACGTAGTTGCAGGTATCCGTACACCGCAGCCGATCACACAGCTTGAGAAAGATCTGCCGGAGTGCTATACACAGTTCATGCAGATCGCTAAGACCCTGGAAGATCACTATCGTGATATGCAGGATATGGAGTTCACCATTCAGGAAGGCAAGTTATACTTCCTGCAGACACGTAACGGTAAGAGAACCGCTCCGGCTGCTCTGCAGATCGCTTGCGACCTGGTTGATGAGGGCAAGATCACAGAGGAAGAGGCAGTTCTTCGTATCGAGGCGAAGTCCCTTGACCAGTTGCTTCACCCGACTTTCGATCCCGCAGCTCTGAAGGCTGGCAAGGTGATCGGTTCCGCACTTCCGGCTTCTCCTGGTGCTGCAGCAGGTAAGGTTTACTTCACCGCTGACGACGCTAAGGCTGCTGGTATCGGCGGAAGAGGCGAGAGAACCATCCTGGTTCGTCTGGAGACCTCCCCTGAGGATATCGAGGGTATGCATGCATCCCAGGGTATCCTGACTGTTCGTGGTGGTATGACTTCTCACGCAGCAGTAGTTGCACGTGGTATGGGAACTGCTTGTGTATCCGGATGCGGCGACATCGTCATCGATGAGGAAGCAAAGGTATTCACACTGGGCGGCGAGACCATCCATGAAGGAGATTACATTTCCCTTGACGGTTCTACCGGTAACATCTACCTTGGAGACATCAAGACCGTTGATGCTTCCATCGGCGGAAACTTCGGAAGAATCATGGCTTGGGCAGATAAGTATAGAAAGCTTGGCGTTCGTACCAATGCAGATACACCTGCAGACACCATCAACGCTGTGAAGCTTGGTGCTGAGGGTATCGGCCTTTGCCGTACCGAGCATATGTTCTTCGGTGAGGAGAGAATCCCGAAGATCCGTAAGATGATCCTTTCCAAGACTGTAGAGGCCAGAGAGGCTGCTCTGAACGAGCTGATCGTATTCCAGAAAGCAGACTTCAAGGCTATGTACGAGGCTCTGGAGGGCAAGCCGATGACCGTTCGTTATCTGGATCCGCCGCTTCATGAGTTCGTTCCTACTGAGGAAGCTGATATTGAGGCACTGGCAAAAGATATGGGTCTGACTGTTGCAGAGGTTAAGGCTACCTGCGATTCCCTGCATGAGTTCAACCCGATGATGGGTCACAGAGGATGCCGTCTGGCTGTTACTTACCCTGAGATCGCTAAGATGCAGACAAGAGCCGTTATGGAAGCTGCAATCGAAGTGAAGGCTGAGAAAGGCTATGACATCGTTCCGGAGATCATGATCCCGTTAGTTGGCGAGAAGAAAGAGCTGAAGTTCGTTAAGGATATCGTTGTAGAGACCGCTGAGGCTGTAAAGGCTGAGAAAGGCTCCGACATCCAGTACCATATCGGTACCATGATCGAGATCCCTCGTGCTGCTCTGACTGCAGATGCAATCGCTGAGGAGGCTGAGTTCTTCTCCTTCGGTACCAACGACCTGACACAGATGACCTTTGGCTTCTCCCGTGATGATGCCGGTAAGTTCCTTGATTCTTACTACAAGAACAAGATTTACGAGTCTGATCCGTTCGCTAAGCTTGACCAGACTGGTGTTGGCCAGCTTGTAAAGATGGCTGTAGAGAAAGGTAAGACAACCAGACCGAACATCAAGCTTGGTATCTGCGGCGAGCACGGCGGAGATCCGAGCTCTGTAGAGTTCTGCCATCGTGTAGGCCTGAATTATGTATCCTGCTCACCGTTCCGTGTGCCGATCGCAAGACTGGCAGCAGCTCAGGCAGCATTAAAGGATAAACAGTAA
- a CDS encoding helix-turn-helix domain-containing protein has translation MKIRQKITGTADGRGYVLMAALAFFHFVFLGTEYLFDDMMALVTEPTQVVTAQGYVLGASVLGFLLYPAVVSGMERKRERAVADLHTIRGTGGMLPVFAGALAGIICIFVMWQHASYGMLLIAGCLCFILLGMGGSAVHYGLSLAVKERYLAKTVGVSYGVGICLQFLNHQLVQNDMAESVVLAVSAAVFAVLLLRADIGQERTETLDRSVGNEDISARAGLWLILLVILLTCIFSTLDAAVTLVHAAGAADVGQWPRLLLAGSGLLAGVLFDGWEHRVGNMLMYCVTILSVLCIVILDNGGAFWLGLAVFYLSAGFFVVFFTASFMRLSKYEKCPQLWAGLGRAVNNLCAFWMGPMSVALLRSDREVLRTGTLLVLLVLISLAFFFYTNAAEMGNAPGESRENVREPARDEVRRMEAFAEDFSLTEREKEVLRVLLVSEENVQDIAEQLLISRAALYRHIASLNEKTGTKSRIGLVQFYYTYQGRTGNEKKTDQ, from the coding sequence ATGAAAATCCGACAGAAAATAACCGGGACAGCCGATGGCCGGGGATACGTGCTCATGGCGGCCCTTGCCTTTTTTCATTTTGTTTTTCTCGGGACAGAGTATCTGTTTGACGATATGATGGCGCTGGTGACAGAACCGACGCAGGTGGTGACTGCCCAGGGGTATGTGCTGGGGGCCAGTGTGCTGGGATTTCTGCTTTATCCGGCAGTGGTATCCGGGATGGAAAGAAAAAGGGAACGTGCGGTGGCTGACCTGCATACGATACGGGGAACCGGCGGGATGCTGCCGGTTTTTGCCGGGGCGCTGGCCGGGATCATCTGCATCTTTGTTATGTGGCAGCATGCCTCGTATGGGATGCTGCTGATCGCCGGATGCCTTTGTTTTATTTTGCTGGGTATGGGCGGAAGTGCGGTACACTATGGCCTGTCACTGGCGGTGAAGGAGCGGTATCTTGCGAAAACAGTGGGTGTTTCCTATGGGGTGGGTATCTGTCTGCAATTTCTGAATCATCAGCTGGTGCAAAATGATATGGCAGAGTCGGTGGTGCTGGCGGTATCTGCTGCGGTGTTTGCCGTGCTTTTGCTGAGAGCAGACATCGGGCAGGAAAGGACAGAGACTCTGGACAGGAGCGTTGGAAATGAAGATATTTCTGCTCGTGCCGGTCTCTGGCTGATCCTGCTGGTGATTTTACTGACGTGTATTTTTTCCACCCTGGATGCGGCGGTGACGCTGGTGCATGCGGCGGGAGCTGCAGATGTGGGGCAGTGGCCGAGACTTTTGCTGGCGGGAAGCGGCCTGCTGGCAGGTGTTCTCTTCGATGGCTGGGAACACCGTGTTGGAAATATGCTCATGTACTGTGTGACGATCTTGTCCGTGCTTTGCATCGTGATCCTGGACAATGGCGGCGCCTTCTGGCTGGGGCTGGCGGTGTTTTATCTGTCAGCGGGATTTTTTGTCGTGTTTTTTACCGCCAGTTTTATGCGGTTATCGAAATATGAAAAATGCCCGCAGCTTTGGGCGGGGCTTGGAAGGGCGGTCAATAATCTGTGTGCTTTCTGGATGGGGCCCATGTCGGTGGCGCTGCTGCGGTCAGACAGGGAGGTGCTGCGGACGGGAACGCTGCTGGTGCTTCTGGTGTTGATCAGCCTGGCCTTTTTCTTCTATACCAATGCCGCAGAGATGGGAAATGCGCCCGGGGAGAGCCGGGAAAACGTCCGGGAGCCTGCGCGGGACGAAGTCCGGCGGATGGAAGCGTTTGCAGAAGATTTTTCCCTGACGGAACGGGAAAAAGAGGTGCTGCGCGTATTGCTGGTGTCGGAGGAAAATGTGCAGGACATTGCGGAGCAGCTGCTCATTTCCCGGGCGGCGCTGTACCGGCATATCGCCAGTCTGAATGAGAAGACCGGAACAAAGTCCCGCATCGGGCTCGTCCAGTTTTATTATACATATCAAGGGAGGACAGGGAATGAGAAAAAGACAGATCAGTAA
- the recO gene encoding DNA repair protein RecO, whose protein sequence is MDQTIALMGMVISAQPIGEHDKRVVILTRERGKISAFARGARRQNSPLLAGTNPFAFGQFHVYEGRSSYTLVQTEISNYFRELAGDVEGACYGFYFLELAEYYSQENAEALEMLRLLYQTFRALMKPALDRALIRRIFELKMLVINGEYPDMFHCCLCHKEQNLVMYSAVRGGAVCHTCAPKVADGITIGGSTVYTMQYIICSPIEKLYTFRVTEQVLGELSMVMNRHFDRYVDKKFKTLDILQMMVENIK, encoded by the coding sequence ATGGATCAGACGATTGCCCTGATGGGGATGGTGATTTCTGCCCAGCCCATCGGCGAACATGATAAGCGGGTGGTGATCCTGACGCGGGAGCGGGGAAAGATTTCGGCCTTTGCCAGGGGCGCGAGACGGCAGAACAGCCCGCTGCTGGCCGGGACGAACCCGTTTGCCTTCGGACAGTTTCATGTATATGAAGGGCGTTCCTCCTATACCCTGGTGCAGACCGAGATTTCCAATTATTTCCGGGAACTGGCCGGGGATGTGGAAGGAGCCTGCTATGGTTTTTATTTTCTGGAACTAGCGGAGTATTACAGCCAGGAAAATGCAGAGGCACTGGAGATGCTGCGCCTTCTGTACCAGACTTTCCGGGCGCTGATGAAGCCTGCCCTGGACCGGGCGCTGATCCGCCGGATCTTTGAACTGAAAATGCTGGTCATCAACGGGGAATATCCGGATATGTTCCATTGCTGCCTGTGCCATAAGGAACAGAATCTTGTCATGTACTCTGCCGTCAGGGGCGGCGCGGTATGCCATACCTGCGCGCCGAAGGTAGCCGACGGCATCACCATCGGGGGCTCCACAGTGTATACCATGCAGTATATCATCTGTTCCCCCATCGAAAAGCTGTATACGTTTCGGGTGACCGAACAGGTGCTGGGAGAGCTTTCCATGGTCATGAACCGGCACTTTGACCGGTATGTGGACAAAAAGTTCAAAACACTGGATATTTTACAGATGATGGTTGAAAATATAAAATAA
- a CDS encoding CotH kinase family protein produces MVCNVAVVDAAAEAGEASALSVEVLEKGKVLNCSADAAFAAEGQPGMIFNCALPQNIKEDFNGNLSRCAYYAGGQIDGWYRWAEDGTLTDTQAATLVSMEADVTFCEETRTLSAYYSDFENAWCVALPSGWTEATMVLRLDFTDGESLGINADGQIGEVTTDWAGISYPIRILFDENTPALFLDTGMSDAVSYLAANKENKVSGSWTMTGSDGAVLDSGKVQRLRGHGNDSFAAPKISYNLDFAKETDLLGMGASKRYVLLAGYRDNSLLAYKVTNDLSRSVGMDYAPITRFVQLYIDGNYMGMYFLTGRIEIGKNRFDLPDLAAENAKVNGNAMRTYPLREELTENGLRVFRELTGEPSDITGGYILERDVMDYDPVKSRFVSRRGWSLVLRSLPYASRGEINYIADYWQDFEDALYAADGYNEKGKYYTEYMDITSFADQWLFYELNTEISMSSSIYYYKQSEVDGDGLLHACYPWDMEHALRSTNHVTSGWIGRPNFGRGSIDEIWTVFYEHEDFAREVEKEWKAKFLPALNASVEAGQISDEKGLGSLDWYGQTYAASGLLNQSRWADCSYQAKVDKIRDTYDRRKDFMTKELSLYDTDYTWFFEEDGQMFGMTEEGELEPVGTDS; encoded by the coding sequence GTGGTCTGCAACGTGGCGGTGGTGGATGCTGCGGCAGAGGCCGGGGAAGCATCGGCACTTTCCGTGGAGGTGCTGGAAAAAGGAAAGGTGCTGAACTGTTCGGCGGATGCGGCATTTGCGGCAGAGGGACAGCCGGGGATGATATTCAACTGTGCACTGCCGCAAAATATAAAAGAGGATTTCAACGGGAATCTGAGCCGCTGCGCCTACTATGCCGGTGGACAGATCGACGGCTGGTACCGCTGGGCGGAGGATGGCACGTTGACGGATACCCAGGCAGCCACACTGGTTTCCATGGAAGCAGATGTGACCTTCTGCGAGGAGACGCGGACACTGTCTGCCTATTATTCGGATTTCGAAAATGCCTGGTGTGTGGCACTGCCATCCGGCTGGACAGAGGCGACGATGGTGCTGCGGCTGGATTTTACAGACGGAGAGAGTCTGGGGATCAATGCTGACGGACAAATCGGGGAAGTGACAACCGACTGGGCGGGGATTTCCTATCCTATCAGGATCCTCTTTGATGAGAATACCCCGGCGCTGTTTCTGGATACCGGCATGAGTGATGCCGTCTCTTATCTGGCGGCAAATAAGGAAAACAAGGTGTCCGGCAGCTGGACGATGACCGGAAGCGACGGCGCAGTGCTGGACAGCGGTAAGGTGCAGCGGCTGCGGGGCCATGGAAATGACTCTTTTGCAGCACCCAAGATCAGCTATAATCTGGATTTCGCGAAAGAGACAGATCTTCTGGGCATGGGCGCTTCCAAACGGTATGTGCTGCTGGCCGGTTATCGGGATAATTCTCTTCTGGCCTATAAGGTGACCAATGATCTGTCGCGGAGTGTGGGGATGGATTATGCACCGATAACCCGGTTTGTTCAGCTGTACATAGACGGGAATTATATGGGAATGTATTTTCTGACAGGAAGAATTGAGATTGGAAAGAACCGGTTTGACCTGCCGGATCTGGCAGCGGAGAATGCAAAGGTGAACGGCAATGCCATGCGCACATATCCCCTGCGGGAGGAATTGACAGAGAATGGTCTGCGGGTATTCCGGGAACTCACCGGTGAACCGTCAGACATCACCGGCGGGTATATCCTGGAGAGGGACGTGATGGACTATGATCCCGTCAAGAGCCGGTTTGTCAGCAGAAGAGGCTGGTCTCTGGTCCTGCGCAGCCTTCCGTATGCATCCAGAGGGGAGATAAATTACATTGCGGATTACTGGCAGGATTTTGAGGATGCACTTTATGCTGCGGATGGCTATAACGAAAAGGGAAAATACTACACAGAATATATGGATATCACATCCTTTGCGGATCAGTGGCTGTTTTACGAACTGAACACGGAGATCAGTATGAGCAGCAGTATCTATTATTACAAACAGTCAGAGGTGGATGGAGATGGTCTGCTGCATGCCTGTTATCCGTGGGATATGGAGCATGCCCTCCGGAGCACCAATCATGTGACCTCCGGGTGGATCGGGCGTCCGAATTTCGGCAGAGGCTCCATCGATGAGATATGGACTGTGTTTTATGAGCATGAGGACTTTGCGCGGGAAGTGGAGAAGGAATGGAAAGCAAAGTTTCTTCCGGCCCTGAATGCTTCTGTGGAGGCGGGGCAGATCTCCGATGAGAAGGGTCTGGGAAGCCTGGACTGGTATGGGCAGACATATGCAGCCTCCGGACTTCTGAATCAGAGCCGTTGGGCAGATTGCAGCTATCAGGCCAAAGTGGACAAGATCCGGGATACTTATGACCGCCGGAAAGATTTCATGACGAAGGAACTGTCTTTGTATGATACGGACTACACCTGGTTCTTTGAGGAGGATGGGCAGATGTTCGGTATGACCGAGGAAGGGGAACTGGAACCGGTTGGCACGGACTCCTGA
- a CDS encoding glycine--tRNA ligase: MEKTMDKIVALAKARGFVYPGSEIYGGLANTWDYGNLGVELKNNVKRAWWQKFVMENPYNVGVDCAILMNPQTWVASGHLGGFSDPLMDCKECHERFRADKLIEDYNEANGIAVEGSIDAWSQEQMKNYIEEKGIKCPSCGAHNFTDIRQFNLMFKTFQGVTEDAKNTVYLRPETAQGIFVNFKNVQRTSRKKIPFGIGQIGKSFRNEITPGNFTFRTREFEQMELEFFCEPGTDLEWFAYWKKYCIDWLKNLGIRDDEMRARDHSPEELCFYSKATTDLEFKFPFGWGELWGIADRTDYDLTQHQNVSGEDMSYFDDEKKEKYIPYVIEPSLGADRVVLAFLCAAYDEEELEGGDKRTVLHFHPALAPVKIGVLPLSKKLNEGAEKVFAELSKRYNCEFDDRGNIGKRYRRQDEIGTPFCVTYDFESETDGAVTIRDRDSMAQERVKIEDLKAYFEDKFTF, from the coding sequence ATGGAAAAGACAATGGACAAGATTGTAGCACTGGCCAAGGCCAGAGGTTTCGTTTATCCCGGTTCCGAGATTTACGGCGGACTTGCCAATACATGGGATTACGGCAATCTGGGTGTGGAGCTGAAGAACAACGTAAAGCGGGCATGGTGGCAGAAGTTCGTCATGGAGAACCCGTACAACGTGGGTGTGGACTGTGCGATCCTCATGAACCCGCAGACATGGGTGGCATCCGGACATCTGGGCGGATTCTCCGATCCGCTGATGGACTGTAAGGAATGCCATGAGCGTTTCCGTGCAGACAAGCTCATCGAGGATTACAATGAGGCCAACGGCATTGCCGTGGAGGGCAGCATTGATGCCTGGTCCCAGGAGCAGATGAAGAATTATATCGAGGAGAAGGGCATCAAGTGTCCGTCCTGCGGTGCACATAATTTTACAGACATCCGTCAGTTCAACCTGATGTTCAAGACGTTCCAGGGCGTTACCGAGGATGCAAAGAATACCGTATACTTACGTCCCGAGACCGCACAGGGTATTTTCGTAAACTTCAAGAATGTACAGAGAACTTCCCGGAAGAAGATCCCCTTCGGTATCGGCCAGATCGGTAAATCCTTCCGTAATGAGATCACACCGGGTAACTTTACCTTCCGGACGAGAGAGTTTGAGCAGATGGAGCTGGAGTTCTTCTGTGAGCCCGGCACCGATCTGGAGTGGTTCGCATACTGGAAGAAATACTGCATCGACTGGCTGAAAAACTTAGGGATCCGCGATGATGAGATGCGTGCGAGAGACCATTCTCCGGAGGAGCTTTGCTTCTACAGTAAGGCAACCACCGACCTGGAGTTCAAGTTCCCCTTCGGCTGGGGCGAGCTCTGGGGCATTGCAGACCGTACCGATTATGACCTGACCCAGCATCAGAATGTATCCGGTGAGGATATGTCTTACTTTGATGATGAGAAGAAGGAAAAATACATCCCTTATGTCATCGAGCCGTCTCTGGGTGCTGACCGTGTGGTTCTGGCATTCCTGTGTGCTGCTTACGATGAGGAAGAGCTGGAAGGCGGAGACAAGCGTACCGTGCTTCATTTCCATCCGGCACTGGCTCCGGTGAAGATCGGTGTCCTGCCGCTGTCCAAGAAGCTGAACGAGGGTGCGGAGAAGGTATTTGCCGAGCTGTCCAAGCGCTACAACTGCGAGTTTGATGACCGCGGCAATATCGGAAAACGGTACCGCAGACAGGACGAGATCGGAACTCCGTTCTGCGTGACCTATGACTTTGAGTCCGAGACAGACGGTGCGGTGACGATCCGTGACCGTGATTCCATGGCACAGGAGCGTGTGAAGATCGAGGATCTGAAGGCATATTTTGAGGACAAATTTACATTCTGA